The following proteins come from a genomic window of Coffea arabica cultivar ET-39 chromosome 11c, Coffea Arabica ET-39 HiFi, whole genome shotgun sequence:
- the LOC113716883 gene encoding protein PHYLLO, chloroplastic isoform X6 yields MLSPLSAISNNMYHSDYFDKTGYSTLDCPNINSLWASLIIEECTRLGLTYICVAPGSRSSPLAIAASAHPLTTCVACIDERSLSFHAVGFVRGSHSPAVIITSSGTAASNLLPAVVEASQDFLPLILLTADRPPELQDVGANQAINQVNHFGPFVRHFFGLPAPTDDISARTVLTTLDSAVNIATSSPCGPVHVNCPFREPLAKTPSIWNDSCLKGLDFWMSSTEPFTTYIEVQHSISSARIHADMDEVIKVIERADRGLLILGAIHTVDDIWAALLLAKHLLWPVVVDILSGLRLRKYMACFSNTEDDILFIDHLDHLLLSEKVRNWMKVDVVIQIGSRITSARIQEMLEHSFPCSYIMVDNHPRRHDPLHIVTHRIRSTSTEFTNYLLKACSPYLCSKWNGYLRALDMMAAWEMSFLISSECSLTEPYVAHILPEILDYESAVFLGNSMPIRDADMYGSNKAQNTHGALMLNLGLPCHWIQVVGNRGASGIDGLLSAAVGFAVGCNKRVLCVIGDVSFLHDSNGLSLLGQGILRKPMTIVVINNHGGAIFSLLPIAAMTERRVLDQFFYTSHNVSIHNLCLANGVKHVQVHTKMDLLDSLFTSQCEKVDCVIEVESCIDANANFHSDLRKFSRQAAEQTMDIFSLSTSVTTGQVQGFIIGRITKMDYSLYRVNLCAPPTSTSGSNESTTFYREGFVLSLSLEDGSTGYGEVAPLEIHKENLLDVEEQLRFLIHMLEGAKIDYFLPLLKGSFSAWIWHTLGILPSSILPSVRCGLEMAVLNAVAAKEGSSMLNILFPKTVDLPKKFLNVHICALIDSVGSPLDTAYIATSLVKEGFIAVKMKVARRANVIEDIAVIQEVRRKVGDQVELRVDANRNWTYDEAIQFANSVKNCRLQYIEEPVRYDDDIIKFCEETGLPVALDETVNCIRENPFDVLNRFNHSGVVAIVIKPSLIGGFENASLVARWAQQQGKMAVVSATFESGLGLSSYVQFSCYLDLQSADICRLMDKEPSACIAHGLGTYRWFTEDVTLEPLNICCNSKTGIVEACATDAGQHLQHFQINQNVVVQNFDQENVHNYRLTVDLEGFSFSFNVLEMGQSIAGNVVVFLHGFLGTGQDWIPIMKAMSRSARCIAIDLPGHGGSKLKTDSAAKPSLSIHVIAEMLCQLFPHITPEKVILVGYSMGARVALHMALKCSDKVEGAVIISGSPGLVDPLARKLRRARDDFRASSLVSNGLEFFLDAWYAEGLWTSLRSHPYFKKVLASRLQHDELQTLAKVLSDSSIGRQQPLWDDLKHCKIPLLFIVGEKDLKFKNIAWQMVNKYCTGTRESPKLIEILNCGHAVHLENPLPVISAVRQFLKRIEKASVLSNR; encoded by the exons ATGCTTTCGCCTTTGTCGGCTATTTCTAATAATATG TACCACAGTGATTACTTCGATAAAACGGGGTACTCTACACTAGATTGTCCAAACATCAATTCCTTGTGGGCTTCCCTCATAATTGAAGAATGTACTCGACTTGGATTGACG TATATTTGTGTAGCTCCAGGGTCGAGGTCATCTCCCCTTGCAATTGCTGCATCAGCTCATCCCCTTACTACTTGTGTTGCATGCATTGACGAGCGCTCGCTTTCCTTCCATGCTGTTGGTTTTGTGCGAGGTTCTCATAGTCCAGCAGTGATCATAACATCATCTGGTACCGCGGCTTCAAATCTTCTTCCTGCT GTCGTGGAGGCGAGTCAAGATTTTTTACCACTTATATTACTTACAGCGGACCGTCCTCCTGAGCTGCAAGATGTTGGTGCAAATCAAGCAATCAATCAG GTCAACCATTTTGGTCCCTTTGTGAGGCATTTCTTTGGTCTTCCTGCACCCACCGACGACATTTCTGCAAGGACGGTACTTACTACTCTTGACTCTGCAGTGAATATAGCAACCTCTTCCCCATGTGGTCCTGTTCATGTCAACTGCCCTTTCCGAGAGCCATTGGCAAAAACTCCAAGTATATGGAATGATAGCTGTTTGAAAGGATTAGATTTTTGGATGTCATCTACTGAACCATTTACCACATATATTGAAGTACAACATTCTATTTCAAGTGCTCGTATTCATGCTGATATGGATGAAGTCATTAAAGTCATTGAAAGGGCAGACAGAGGGCTTTTGATCCTTGGTGCCATTCATACTGTGGATGATATTTGGGCAGCTCTTCTCCTTGCTAAACACCTGCTGTGGCCAGTAGTGGTTGACATCTTGTCAGGGTTACGACTCAGGAAGTACATGGCTTGCTTCTCTAATACTGAAGATGATATTTTGTTCATTGATCACCTTGACCATCTGCTGCTCTCAGAAAAAGTCAGGAACTGGATGAAGGTAGATGTGGTAATACAG ATCGGAAGTCGGATAACAAGTGCACGCATTCAGGAGATGCTAGAGCATTCCTTTCCTTGCTCATACATAATGGTTGATAATCACCCAAGACGTCATGATCCTTTGCACATTGTAACTCATAGGATCCGAAGTACTAGTACTGAGTTCACCAATTATTTGCTTAAAGCTTGTTCACCGTATCTTTGCAGCAAATGGAATGGTTACCTACGTGCATTGGACATGATG GCTGCTTGGGAGATGTCATTTTTAATCAGTTCAGAGTGCTCCCTAACTGAACCTTATGTTGCTCATATTCTCCCGGAAATCCTTGACTACGAGTCGGCTGTATTTCTTGGAAATAGCATGCCAATACGTGATGCAGACATGTATGGATCTAACAAGGCACAAAATACACATGGTGCTTTAATGCTCAACTTGGGCTTGCCATGTCATTGGATACAGGTAGTTGGGAACAGAGGAGCTAGTGGGATTGATGGTTTGCTTAGTGCAGCTGTTGGTTTTGCTGTTGGCTGCAATAAAAGA GTTCTCTGTGTGATTGGAGATGTTTCTTTTCTCCACGACTCAAATGGATTGTCACTCTTGGGTCAAGG gattttgcGGAAGCCGATGACAATAGTTGTAATAAACAATCATGGTGGAGCAATCTTTAGCCTTCTACCAATTGCAGCTATGACAGAGCGAAGAGTTTTAGATCAGTTCTTCTACACATCTCACAATGTTTCAATACATAACCTTTGTCTGGCAAATGG TGTGAAGCATGTACAAGTGCACACAAAAATGGATTTGCTGGACAGCTTATTCACGTCTCAGTGTGAAAAGGTCGATTGTGTTATAGAAGTTGAGAGCTGCATTGATGCCAATGCCAACTTTCACAG TGATTTGAGAAAATTTAGTCGCCAAGCAGCAGAGCAGACTATGGATATCTTTTCACTTTCAACTTCAGTTACCACCGGACAGGTGCAGGGATTCATCATTGGTAGAATTACTAAAATGGATTATTCTCTCTATAG GGTTAACCTGTGTGCTCCACCTACTTCAACTTCAGGCAGCAATGAATCTACCACATTCTATAGAGAGGGCTTTGTTCTTAGCTTGTCTCTTGAAGATGGAAGTACTGGGTATGGGGAG GTTGCACCTCTTGAAATCCACAAGGAAAATTTGCTCGATGTTGAAGAGCAGCTTAGGTTCCTAATTCACATGTTAGAAGGAGCTAAAATTGATTATTTCCTTCCTTTACTAAAGGGTTCTTTTTCCGCCTGGATATGGCACACTTTAGGTATCCTG CCAAGCTCCATTCTTCCAAGTGTTAGATGTGGTTTGGAGATGGCTGTTCTCAATGCAGTTGCAGCAAAAGAAGGTTCCTCTATGTTGAATATACTCTTCCCAAAGACAGTAGATTTACCCAAGAAGTTTTTGAATGTCCACATCTGTGCACTTATTGACTCTGTTGGGAGTCCACTGGACACGGCATACATTGCAACTTCACTGGTTAAAGAGGGTTTTATTGCTGTAAAGATGAAG GTAGCTCGTCGGGCTAATGTGATTGAGGATATTGCTGTAATACAAGAGGTAAGAAGGAAGGTGGGAGATCAAGTTGAACTTCGTGTGGATGCAAATCGGAATTGGACATATGATGAAGCAATTCAATTTGCCAATTCTGTCAAGAATTGTCGACTCCAGTACATTGAG GAACCTGTTAGATATGATGATGATATAATCAAATTCTGCGAGGAGACTGGCTTGCCAGTTGCTCTGGATGAAACTGTCAACTGTATTAGAGAGAATCCTTTTGACGTCCTCAACCGATTCAACCATTCTGGAGTAGTTGCTATA GTTATCAAACCAAGCCTTATTGGGGGTTTTGAAAATGCATCTCTGGTTGCACGATGGGCTCAGCAACAAGGGAAGATGGCAGTTGTTAGTGCTACATTTGAAAGTGGCCTGGGCTTGTCATCCTATGTTCAATTCTCTTGCTATCTTGACCTGCAAAGTGCAGATATATGTAGACTGATGGATAAGGAACCATCAGCATGTATAGCCCATGGTCTTGGAACATACAGATGGTTTACTGAAGATGTGACTCTAGAGCCATTAAACATCTGTTGTAATTCAAAAACTGGCATTGTTGAGGCATGTGCTACTGATGCTGGTCAACATCTGCAGCACTTCCAAATCAATCAAAATGTggttgtgcaaaattttgatcaGGAAAATGTTCACAATTACAGGTTGACAGTTGATTTAGAGGGTTTCTCATTTTCCTTCAATGTTCTAGAGATGGGTCAAAGCATTGCT ggaaatgtagttgtatttctGCATGGTTTCCTTGGTACTGGTCAAGACTGGATCCCCATCATGAAGGCTATGTCAAGGTCAGCACGATGTATTGCTATTGACCTTCCTGGGCATGGTGGATCAAAGTTAAAAACTGATTCAGCAGCCAAACCTAGTTTATCCATACATGTCATTGCTGAGATGTTATGCCAGTTGTTTCCTCATATAACTCCTGAAAAGGTTATCCTTGTTGGATACTCAATGGGTGCAAGGGTTGCTTTACATATGGCCCTAAAATGCAGCGACAAG GTTGAAGGAGCTGTCATTATTTCAGGAAGCCCAGGATTGGTTGATCCACTGGCAAGAAAGTTGCGAAGGGCTAGGGATGATTTCAGAGCAAGTTCCCTTGTTTCTAATGGGCTTGAGTTCTTTTTAGATGCCTGGTATGCAGAAGGGCTGTGGACAAG TTTAAGGAGCCATCCGTATTTTAAAAAGGTATTGGCCAGCCGCTTGCAGCATGATGAGTTGCAGACTCTTGCAAAAGTTCTATCTGATTCGAGTATTGGGAGGCAGCA ACCATTGTGGGATGACCTGAAGCATTGCAAAATACCACTTCTATTCATTGTTGGAGAGAAGGATCTAAAGTTCAAGAATATTGCTTGGCAGATGGTTAACAAATACTGTACAGGGACTAGAGAGAGTCCAAAACTAATTGAAATCTTAAATTGTGGTCATGCTGTGCATCTTGAGAATCCTCTCCCTGTCATCAGTGCAGTCAGGCAGTTCTTAAAGAGAATAGAAAAGGCTTCAGTTCTTAGCAATAGATGA